A genomic window from Sporosarcina sp. Marseille-Q4063 includes:
- the hisD gene encoding histidinol dehydrogenase codes for MKILTGEQYNAELEYSSTTSRNNEELDRTVLNIIEEVREKGDAALKEFTAKFDNVMLDDLLVSEEEIIEARTLVNGDFIRAIKKAHKNIKAFHEEQTEKSWFTTKESGILLGQKITPLASVGIYVPGGKATYPSTVLMNAIPAKIAGVKKIAVTTPAGKDGKINPHVLVAAAEVGIKTIYKVGGAQAIAALAYGTETVQKVAKIVGPGNAYVARAKKWVFGDVAIDMIAGPSEICVVADETAVPRFVAADLLSQAEHDEQATAVCITTSQSFTEELCEEVKKQTAILERKTIIEESIAENGRIVLVDSLNEAFDLVNKLAPEHLQLMVANPMEQMQFIDNAGAIFLGNHSPEALGDYIAGPNHTLPTSGTSTFSSPLGVYDFIKRSSIIHYSEKALLDVADDIITLANAEGLSAHANSIAIRKADK; via the coding sequence TTGAAGATACTTACTGGCGAACAATATAATGCAGAATTGGAATATAGCAGTACAACAAGCCGAAATAATGAAGAATTAGATCGAACTGTACTGAACATCATTGAAGAAGTCCGGGAAAAAGGCGATGCGGCACTGAAAGAATTTACGGCTAAATTCGACAATGTAATGCTAGATGATTTGCTCGTGTCAGAAGAAGAAATAATTGAAGCGAGAACGCTTGTCAATGGGGATTTTATTCGCGCAATCAAGAAAGCTCATAAAAATATAAAAGCATTCCATGAAGAACAAACTGAAAAGTCTTGGTTTACAACGAAAGAAAGCGGCATATTACTTGGACAAAAAATTACACCCCTCGCTAGTGTAGGAATCTATGTGCCAGGTGGTAAGGCAACGTACCCTTCAACTGTTTTGATGAATGCGATTCCTGCAAAAATAGCGGGTGTCAAAAAGATTGCAGTCACGACGCCTGCCGGGAAAGATGGGAAAATCAATCCGCATGTTCTTGTTGCTGCAGCTGAAGTCGGGATTAAGACGATTTATAAAGTTGGCGGAGCACAGGCAATTGCGGCATTGGCATATGGAACGGAGACGGTACAAAAAGTTGCGAAGATTGTCGGACCTGGTAATGCATACGTTGCACGTGCGAAAAAGTGGGTGTTCGGAGATGTGGCGATTGATATGATTGCCGGTCCAAGTGAAATTTGCGTTGTTGCGGATGAAACCGCTGTTCCACGATTTGTGGCTGCTGATCTATTGTCGCAAGCGGAGCATGATGAACAGGCAACTGCAGTTTGTATTACGACAAGTCAATCATTTACTGAAGAATTATGCGAAGAAGTAAAGAAACAAACGGCTATATTAGAACGGAAAACTATTATTGAAGAGTCGATTGCTGAAAATGGACGGATTGTATTAGTTGATTCATTAAATGAAGCATTTGATTTGGTAAATAAATTAGCGCCTGAACATTTACAGCTAATGGTTGCGAATCCGATGGAACAAATGCAATTCATTGATAATGCAGGTGCGATTTTCCTAGGGAACCACTCACCAGAAGCATTAGGTGATTATATAGCAGGTCCAAATCACACATTGCCGACAAGTGGAACATCGACTTTTTCATCGCCGCTTGGCGTGTATGACTTCATTAAACGATCAAGTATCATTCATTATTCCGAGAAAGCATTACTGGATGTTGCGGATGATATTATCACTTTAGCAAATGCAGAAGGGTTATCGGCCCATGCAAATTCAATTGCGATTCGAAAGGCGGACAAATAA
- a CDS encoding histidinol-phosphatase HisJ family protein: MFDYHMHSHFSADCSTSMEEMVVGSIEKGLKEICFTEHIDYEYPDETIVFDLDLREYSDTITSLQKKYDGQILLKKGIEIGVQPHLLHKYETLMDNEAFDFVICSMHTTEKKSLHYGEIFEGRTIEEAYKIYYDELFDCVKNFKGFNVLGHVDLVKRYSKEQPSARFHDELSAIFNEIIPAGKGIELNTSGVRYGLPHAMPSDDVLKLYKQCGGEIITLGSDAHRVKEIAFDFKESLELLQSVGFNYIATFDQQQPTFRAIDEL, from the coding sequence ATGTTTGATTACCATATGCATAGCCATTTTTCTGCCGACTGCTCTACCTCAATGGAAGAAATGGTCGTTGGTTCCATTGAAAAAGGTCTGAAAGAAATTTGTTTTACTGAACATATCGATTATGAGTATCCAGATGAAACCATCGTTTTCGATCTCGATTTACGTGAATACAGCGATACGATTACGAGTTTGCAAAAGAAATACGATGGACAAATTCTTTTGAAAAAAGGAATCGAAATTGGCGTACAGCCTCACTTACTACATAAATATGAAACTTTAATGGACAATGAAGCATTCGATTTTGTCATTTGTTCGATGCATACGACCGAAAAGAAAAGTTTGCATTACGGGGAAATTTTTGAAGGACGCACCATTGAAGAAGCCTATAAAATCTATTATGATGAACTGTTTGACTGTGTAAAAAACTTTAAAGGATTTAATGTGTTAGGACATGTCGATCTTGTCAAACGCTATTCAAAAGAACAGCCATCCGCACGTTTCCATGATGAATTATCGGCCATTTTCAATGAAATTATTCCTGCAGGGAAAGGCATCGAGTTAAATACATCGGGTGTTCGTTATGGACTGCCACACGCTATGCCGAGCGATGACGTATTAAAGCTATATAAACAATGCGGTGGTGAAATCATTACACTAGGTTCAGATGCACACCGCGTGAAGGAAATCGCATTTGATTTCAAAGAATCTTTGGAGTTGCTGCAATCAGTTGGATTTAACTATATTGCAACATTTGATCAACAACAACCGACATTTCGTGCGATTGACGAATTATAA
- a CDS encoding LLM class flavin-dependent oxidoreductase — MSKKRMYLNAFEMSTAGFQSHALWRHPDDNTPGYKDIEYWTHLAKILEKGRFDGVFLADVLGVYDVYKDSRDPAIINGMQVPVNDPAFVIPVMASVTKHLGFGLTASTTYDHPYTFARKMSTLDHLTKGRIGWNIVTSYLNSAAKNIGLDQQTSHDERYEKADEYMEVVYKLWEASWEDDAVVVDKEKGIYTDPSKVHDINHDGKYYQVPGNHICEPSPQRTPVIFQAGASSRGRKFAADHAELVFVSSPSLEKTKDIVLKFRKDIVDSGRSADDVKVITTVTPIVAPTTEEAVAKLEDYKQYISHEAALALVGGWTGINLDELDPNQKVEYIENDAMRSILQGFAGMTVHEIAEKVALGGLGELIVGDPEQIADTLEEWMDYADIDGFNIVYSITPGSFEDFVELVVPVLQERGLVRREYEDGTFRNNLFGRDQLADEHPAKQVRKGVIPEAVLV; from the coding sequence ATGTCGAAAAAAAGAATGTATTTAAATGCCTTTGAAATGAGTACGGCTGGATTCCAATCACACGCATTATGGAGGCATCCAGACGATAATACGCCCGGATACAAAGATATTGAATACTGGACACATCTTGCAAAAATATTAGAAAAAGGCCGATTTGATGGCGTGTTTTTGGCAGATGTATTAGGCGTTTATGATGTCTACAAGGATTCGAGAGATCCAGCAATTATTAATGGTATGCAAGTGCCTGTAAACGACCCGGCTTTTGTGATTCCAGTTATGGCATCCGTCACAAAACATCTTGGTTTTGGACTAACTGCCTCTACAACCTATGACCATCCATACACGTTTGCACGGAAAATGTCGACACTCGACCATTTAACGAAAGGAAGAATCGGATGGAATATCGTAACTTCTTATTTGAATAGTGCCGCGAAAAATATCGGGCTCGATCAACAAACATCACATGACGAACGTTACGAGAAAGCGGACGAATATATGGAAGTTGTTTATAAATTATGGGAAGCAAGCTGGGAAGACGATGCGGTCGTCGTTGATAAAGAAAAAGGGATTTATACTGACCCTTCTAAAGTCCATGATATAAATCATGATGGCAAATACTATCAAGTACCGGGCAATCATATATGTGAGCCTTCTCCGCAGCGAACGCCTGTTATTTTCCAAGCAGGAGCGTCTTCGCGAGGTCGCAAGTTTGCGGCCGATCATGCAGAATTAGTGTTTGTATCCTCACCTTCACTCGAGAAAACGAAAGACATTGTTTTGAAGTTCCGCAAGGACATAGTGGATTCGGGGAGAAGTGCCGATGATGTAAAGGTGATTACAACGGTAACGCCAATTGTGGCACCGACAACTGAAGAAGCCGTAGCAAAACTTGAGGATTATAAGCAGTATATTAGTCATGAAGCGGCGCTTGCCTTGGTAGGCGGCTGGACGGGTATCAATTTAGATGAACTAGACCCAAACCAAAAAGTCGAGTACATTGAAAATGATGCAATGCGATCTATTTTACAAGGTTTTGCAGGGATGACAGTCCATGAGATAGCTGAAAAAGTGGCCCTTGGCGGACTCGGAGAATTAATCGTCGGTGATCCAGAGCAGATTGCTGATACGCTCGAAGAATGGATGGACTATGCGGATATTGATGGGTTTAATATTGTCTATTCAATTACACCTGGTTCATTTGAAGATTTTGTAGAGCTTGTTGTTCCGGTTCTACAAGAGCGGGGACTAGTCCGCCGTGAGTATGAGGATGGAACGTTCCGGAATAATTTATTTGGTAGAGACCAACTCGCAGATGAACACCCAGCAAAACAAGTTCGTAAAGGTGTTATTCCGGAAGCTGTTTTAGTTTAA
- the hisZ gene encoding ATP phosphoribosyltransferase regulatory subunit, with translation MYNDYRMNDQNVKDYQKYERTIKTINKRFKTYGYERIKTPMFEQYDLYSQVKSSINKKEMIKIIDRTGEVAVLRPDVTVPITKQLADNYPKLPNDLRYYYVQDVFRQPSFEDGSIEGTQAGVEYFCETSPEADAEVIALACHTLKDLGFSEIKIEMGHAGFFTELIQMINLADHDVGQLKSLIQAKNIVEIEPFLRNFDIREDVIEALIKIPLLYGNPADVSERARNIVQTVKMDETLDYLLTVYEILKLYGLENNIVLDLGLINHMGYYSDVIFQGFVEKFGKPVLMGGRYNQLGDEFGADLPAIGFACEVESLVTALTTDTVSPRTPIDIKILYDDENLKESIRIANELRERNYTVLSYPIEKALSNVQNSIYQLTISSKNNVFKYREEQTSFQSLNELIKLLNGAKGAM, from the coding sequence TTGTATAATGATTATAGAATGAATGACCAAAATGTCAAAGACTATCAAAAGTATGAACGTACGATTAAAACGATCAATAAACGTTTTAAAACATATGGCTATGAACGAATTAAAACACCGATGTTTGAACAATACGATCTGTATTCGCAAGTGAAAAGTTCCATCAATAAAAAAGAAATGATTAAAATAATCGATCGAACGGGTGAAGTTGCTGTCCTTCGACCGGATGTAACTGTTCCAATTACAAAACAACTAGCAGACAACTATCCAAAACTACCAAATGATTTACGTTACTACTATGTACAAGACGTTTTCAGACAACCATCATTTGAAGATGGCAGCATTGAAGGGACTCAAGCAGGCGTAGAGTATTTTTGTGAAACATCTCCTGAAGCAGATGCGGAAGTAATCGCGCTTGCTTGCCATACCTTAAAAGATTTAGGTTTCAGTGAGATTAAAATCGAAATGGGTCACGCTGGTTTTTTTACTGAATTAATCCAAATGATTAATTTAGCTGATCATGATGTGGGCCAACTTAAAAGTTTAATTCAGGCAAAAAACATTGTAGAGATCGAACCTTTCCTTCGTAATTTTGATATAAGGGAAGACGTCATTGAAGCGCTTATTAAAATTCCTTTGTTATATGGAAATCCCGCGGATGTGAGCGAAAGAGCACGGAATATAGTCCAAACGGTAAAAATGGACGAAACGCTAGACTATCTTTTAACTGTCTATGAAATTCTTAAATTATACGGTTTGGAAAATAATATCGTTCTGGATTTAGGGCTTATCAATCACATGGGTTATTATTCGGACGTTATTTTCCAAGGGTTTGTCGAGAAATTTGGAAAGCCGGTCTTAATGGGAGGCCGCTACAACCAGTTAGGCGATGAATTCGGCGCGGACTTACCGGCAATAGGTTTTGCTTGTGAAGTAGAGTCACTCGTAACAGCTTTAACAACCGATACAGTCTCACCAAGAACACCGATTGATATTAAAATACTTTACGATGATGAAAATTTAAAAGAATCCATTCGAATCGCCAATGAATTACGTGAGCGAAACTATACAGTTCTATCTTATCCGATAGAAAAAGCATTATCGAATGTACAAAATAGTATTTATCAATTAACGATTTCATCTAAAAATAATGTATTTAAGTATCGGGAAGAACAAACTTCATTCCAATCCTTAAATGAATTAATTAAGTTATTGAATGGTGCGAAAGGAGCAATGTAA
- the hisA gene encoding 1-(5-phosphoribosyl)-5-[(5-phosphoribosylamino)methylideneamino]imidazole-4-carboxamide isomerase, with translation MILFPAIDIRNGKCVRLIQGDYNQEVIYGDSPTKMALEWQKQGAEYIHIVDLDGAKTGDSSNRLAIQEIAKAVSIPIQVGGGIRSMGIIDEHIENGVSRIIIGTAAITNRSFLEEAVKKYGDQIAVSIDARKGLVATDGWTETSNTLATDLIKDLAEIGVKTVVYTDILKDGMMQGPNFQELKVINEASSIDIIASGGVTTKNDFELLKEMDLYGAIMGKALYEGTVTLDELLGGNGNEE, from the coding sequence GTGATTCTTTTTCCTGCAATTGATATACGAAATGGGAAGTGTGTTCGTTTAATACAAGGTGATTATAATCAAGAAGTTATTTACGGTGATTCACCGACTAAAATGGCGCTAGAATGGCAGAAACAAGGGGCGGAGTACATACATATTGTTGATCTGGACGGTGCAAAAACAGGTGATTCTTCAAATCGACTCGCAATCCAAGAAATTGCAAAAGCTGTTTCAATTCCAATCCAAGTTGGCGGCGGAATTCGATCAATGGGAATCATAGATGAGCATATAGAAAATGGTGTCAGTCGAATTATTATTGGGACAGCGGCAATTACAAATCGTTCTTTTCTGGAAGAGGCAGTTAAAAAATACGGTGATCAAATCGCCGTTTCGATTGATGCACGCAAAGGATTGGTCGCTACAGATGGTTGGACCGAGACAAGCAATACATTAGCAACCGACTTAATAAAAGATCTAGCTGAAATCGGTGTAAAAACAGTCGTTTATACTGATATTTTAAAAGACGGTATGATGCAAGGACCAAACTTTCAGGAACTAAAAGTAATTAATGAAGCATCATCCATTGATATTATTGCTTCGGGCGGAGTTACTACCAAAAATGATTTTGAACTGTTAAAAGAGATGGATCTATATGGAGCAATCATGGGGAAAGCACTTTATGAGGGTACTGTGACGTTAGACGAACTTCTGGGGGGAAACGGGAATGAAGAGTAA
- a CDS encoding YfiT family bacillithiol transferase — MDLRYPIGQLYVPEKVTLDNIQAWLKKIETYTFRLRETVDPLGDEELSKTYRDGSWTVRQLVHHIADSQLNMYQRLKLALTDENPTVPAFDQDKWAIQPDTKLPIESSIKMLEGINERIVSLGDSLTEEQLNRTFTHQENGEILVATKVAKLAWHEEHHLAHIKIALSK, encoded by the coding sequence ATGGATTTAAGATACCCAATTGGGCAATTATATGTACCTGAAAAAGTTACATTAGATAACATTCAAGCGTGGCTGAAGAAAATCGAAACTTACACGTTTCGATTAAGGGAAACTGTTGACCCATTAGGTGATGAGGAGTTAAGCAAAACCTATCGTGATGGTAGCTGGACAGTTCGTCAACTTGTTCATCACATTGCGGATTCACAGTTGAATATGTATCAACGTTTGAAGCTGGCTTTAACAGATGAGAATCCAACAGTACCAGCTTTTGATCAAGACAAGTGGGCGATTCAACCGGATACCAAGCTTCCCATAGAAAGTTCTATTAAAATGCTAGAAGGTATAAATGAGCGCATCGTATCTTTAGGAGATAGTTTAACTGAAGAACAATTGAATCGAACTTTTACTCATCAGGAAAACGGTGAAATATTAGTTGCTACAAAAGTTGCAAAATTAGCTTGGCACGAAGAACACCATTTAGCCCATATAAAAATCGCATTATCAAAATAA
- a CDS encoding DUF6366 family protein — translation MNNHKETPEDRRERLRQKELKNNPTGSLRDAVNRGSSGNLTDLASGMGWKGMGIVIVVLIVGYILYKLFL, via the coding sequence TTGAATAATCACAAAGAAACGCCTGAAGACAGAAGAGAACGACTAAGACAAAAGGAACTAAAAAACAATCCCACTGGTTCTCTACGTGATGCAGTAAATAGGGGAAGTAGCGGGAATCTAACTGACTTAGCAAGCGGTATGGGCTGGAAAGGCATGGGGATAGTGATTGTTGTATTAATAGTTGGGTATATTTTATATAAACTGTTTCTATAA
- the hisB gene encoding imidazoleglycerol-phosphate dehydratase HisB yields MRSASISRETAETSIELDFSIDGSGETKIQTGVGFFDHMLTLFTKHGLFDLKVKCDGDIEVDQHHTVEDIGIVLGQAFNESIGTKEGIDRYANVTIPMDEALSTVSIDISGRPFFVYNVEGLKDKVGEFDTELVEEFFQAFVSHAKVTLHINLQYGKNTHHIIESIFKAFGRALSAASKINPDVKGIPSTKGLL; encoded by the coding sequence ATGCGTAGTGCATCAATTTCAAGAGAAACAGCAGAAACATCGATTGAATTAGATTTTTCAATCGATGGTAGTGGGGAAACAAAAATTCAAACTGGTGTTGGATTTTTTGATCATATGCTGACTTTATTTACGAAGCATGGTTTATTTGATTTGAAAGTTAAGTGTGACGGCGATATTGAGGTTGACCAACATCACACAGTCGAAGATATCGGCATCGTATTAGGACAGGCATTTAATGAGAGTATTGGAACGAAGGAAGGAATTGACAGGTATGCGAATGTGACGATTCCGATGGATGAAGCCTTGTCGACAGTGTCGATTGATATTAGCGGGCGTCCATTTTTCGTCTACAATGTTGAAGGGTTAAAAGACAAAGTGGGGGAATTCGATACTGAATTAGTCGAAGAGTTTTTCCAGGCGTTCGTTAGCCATGCAAAAGTGACGTTACATATTAATTTACAGTATGGAAAAAATACGCACCATATTATTGAATCGATATTTAAAGCGTTTGGCCGTGCGTTAAGTGCAGCTAGTAAGATCAATCCCGATGTTAAAGGGATTCCATCGACAAAAGGATTGTTGTAA
- the hisG gene encoding ATP phosphoribosyltransferase has protein sequence MDYLTLAIATGRTSKQAMKLLEKAGLNFPDYHNKSRKLVIYDETKTIKLIFVKTADLTTYVEKGAADIGVIGKDTIMEVQPDVYEMVDLNLGKCQVVVAGFPTQKLQNGAPLTVATKYPLITKAFFDRKGIRVETIKLNGSIELAPLIGLSEVIVDIVETGTTLKENGLVVLDKIVDISARLIVNKASFATKTNQIEQFITKVKAVLE, from the coding sequence GTGGATTATCTAACATTAGCCATTGCGACTGGACGTACGTCAAAACAGGCAATGAAACTACTCGAAAAAGCAGGACTGAACTTTCCAGATTATCATAATAAAAGTCGGAAACTAGTCATTTATGATGAAACAAAAACGATTAAGTTAATCTTTGTGAAAACTGCAGATTTAACTACATATGTTGAAAAAGGTGCTGCGGATATTGGGGTTATCGGAAAAGACACGATTATGGAAGTGCAGCCTGATGTCTATGAAATGGTGGATCTTAACCTTGGGAAATGCCAAGTCGTCGTTGCGGGGTTTCCGACACAAAAGCTTCAAAACGGGGCTCCTTTAACAGTCGCGACGAAGTATCCTCTTATTACAAAAGCATTTTTTGATCGAAAAGGGATTCGAGTTGAAACGATAAAGCTAAACGGTTCCATCGAATTGGCGCCGCTAATCGGTTTATCCGAAGTGATTGTCGATATTGTAGAAACGGGAACAACATTGAAAGAAAATGGGCTAGTCGTATTGGACAAAATTGTCGATATTAGTGCAAGGCTCATTGTGAATAAAGCGAGTTTTGCTACAAAAACGAACCAAATTGAACAGTTTATTACAAAGGTAAAAGCAGTATTGGAGTGA
- the hisF gene encoding imidazole glycerol phosphate synthase subunit HisF, translating into MKSKRIIPCLDVDKGKVVKGRKFENIREVADPIDLAKKYVADGADELVFYDITASTDNRPLFLETIATIAKEVPIPFIVGGGIRTLEDIQNLLDVGTDKVSINSSALENPQFIEDAANEFGSERVILSMDVKRVGPSKWNVFSKGGRVDTALDAIEWAIEGEQLGAGELVVNSIDGDGEKEGYDLELNRTIADAVSIPIVASGGAGKMEDFDKVLTEGKADAALAASVFHYNEINIRTLKDYLKTNE; encoded by the coding sequence ATGAAGAGTAAACGAATTATTCCATGTTTAGATGTTGATAAAGGCAAAGTCGTCAAAGGCCGGAAGTTTGAAAACATTCGAGAAGTTGCAGATCCAATTGATTTAGCAAAGAAATATGTGGCAGACGGTGCGGATGAACTTGTATTTTATGATATTACAGCTTCCACCGATAATCGACCATTATTTTTAGAAACGATTGCCACAATCGCGAAAGAAGTTCCTATTCCATTCATCGTCGGCGGAGGGATTCGAACGCTCGAAGATATACAAAATTTATTGGACGTCGGAACGGACAAAGTATCTATTAATAGTTCAGCACTTGAAAACCCTCAATTTATAGAAGACGCTGCAAACGAATTTGGCTCTGAACGGGTTATCTTATCGATGGACGTAAAGAGAGTCGGTCCCTCGAAATGGAATGTATTTAGTAAAGGCGGAAGGGTAGATACGGCTCTAGATGCCATAGAGTGGGCAATAGAAGGTGAGCAACTAGGTGCAGGTGAACTGGTTGTTAATAGTATCGATGGGGACGGCGAGAAGGAAGGCTATGATCTGGAACTTAATCGTACAATCGCCGATGCAGTTAGTATTCCCATTGTGGCAAGCGGCGGTGCAGGGAAGATGGAAGACTTCGATAAAGTTTTGACAGAAGGAAAAGCGGATGCGGCATTGGCAGCTTCTGTTTTTCATTACAATGAAATCAATATCCGTACTTTAAAAGACTATTTGAAAACTAACGAGTGA